In Halanaerobium praevalens DSM 2228, the DNA window GCTAAACAGTATAAATTCGAAGTTAAGTATAACTTTAGTTATCAAAATCAGAATGATAACTCTATTTTTCACACTAAAGATCAGGTATTAGTCAAAAAAGTTAAGGGAATTTGGCAAATAACTAAAATAGATGGTAATTTGAAAGCCTTGATTGCTGGAAATTATTCTGGGAGGGAAAAAAATGGATCAAAAAATAATTAAAAATAATGATTATCGAAAAATAAAAGAGAATTTAGTTAATTGGTTAAGAAGTGAACTAAAAAAATCGGGTCTTAAAGGTGCAGTTGTTGGTTTAAGTGGGGGTATTGATTCGGCAGTTACAGCTAGATTATGTCAGCTTGCATTTCCTGAAAATTTATTAACAGTTATTTTACCATGTCATTCTAATCCTCAAGATAGAGAAGATGCTTTAAAATTAGCTTCTGAACTGGATTTAAAGGTAATAGAAAATGATTTAAGTGAAGTCTATGATCATTTATTATCTAATTTAAAGTCAAATAAAATAAAGGGAAGCAAATTGGCGGCTGCTAATATTAAACCTCGTTTAAGAATGACCAGCCTTTATTATTATGCTCAATCTCTTTCTTATCTTGTTGTTGGTACAGATAATAAGAGCGAGCTGAAGATTGGTTATTTTACTAAACATGGTGATGGTGGAATTGATTTAGCACCTTTAGGTTCTTTAGTAAAATATGAA includes these proteins:
- the nadE gene encoding NAD(+) synthase: MDQKIIKNNDYRKIKENLVNWLRSELKKSGLKGAVVGLSGGIDSAVTARLCQLAFPENLLTVILPCHSNPQDREDALKLASELDLKVIENDLSEVYDHLLSNLKSNKIKGSKLAAANIKPRLRMTSLYYYAQSLSYLVVGTDNKSELKIGYFTKHGDGGIDLAPLGSLVKYEVRELAKELGIPTEIITKKPSAGLWSGQTDEKEMGFSYQQLDNYILTGQAEPEIKAKIERLAAANQHKLTPVPIPQRRDLIGN